A genome region from Colwellia sp. Arc7-D includes the following:
- the zapD gene encoding cell division protein ZapD: MTSILYEHPLNERIRNYLKLEQLFAQASDCLQYNIVSSHSVFFNALFAILDTLERNDIRGDLIKDLEKLEQSLVIWSQNPDIDSAALEDNLQKTVQLSSKLKVHSALWLQLKADKFLTSLKQRFAIQGGSSLFDLPQLQFWLNQPSAKVEEECRYWLSLLEQIKAALSLNLMFIRQRSAFEEITTDSGFYQDNGEGLILIRIKVPDNYPVYPTISGNRFRYSIRFMMPCNETGRKYSKQATTFHLARC; this comes from the coding sequence ATGACTTCAATATTGTATGAGCATCCGCTCAATGAGCGTATACGTAACTACCTAAAACTAGAGCAATTGTTTGCTCAAGCTTCAGATTGTTTACAATATAATATTGTCAGTAGCCACAGTGTGTTTTTTAATGCTTTGTTTGCAATTTTAGACACGCTTGAACGTAATGATATACGTGGCGATTTAATTAAAGATCTAGAAAAATTAGAGCAAAGTTTAGTCATTTGGTCACAGAACCCAGATATTGATAGCGCAGCGCTTGAAGATAACTTACAAAAAACGGTGCAACTTTCCAGTAAACTAAAAGTGCATTCGGCATTATGGCTACAATTAAAAGCGGATAAGTTCTTAACAAGTTTAAAGCAACGGTTTGCTATTCAAGGTGGAAGCTCTCTTTTTGACTTACCTCAGTTGCAGTTTTGGTTAAACCAACCTAGCGCTAAAGTAGAAGAGGAATGCCGTTATTGGCTATCTCTGCTTGAACAAATTAAAGCGGCTTTATCACTTAACCTGATGTTTATCCGCCAACGTTCGGCATTTGAAGAAATAACGACAGACAGTGGTTTTTACCAAGACAATGGCGAGGGTTTAATCCTTATACGTATCAAAGTACCAGATAATTACCCTGTTTATCCTACGATCAGTGGTAATCGATTTCGATACTCTATTCGCTTTATGATGCCTTGCAATGAAACAGGACGTAAGTATTCAAAACAAGCGACTACATTTCATTTAGCTCGCTGTTAA
- a CDS encoding D-alanine--D-alanine ligase produces the protein MKPLMEQKLAVLYGGTSAERAVSLNSGVAVAKGLEAAGFKVQLIDTQDYCLSDLVKLDIDRVFIALHGRGGEDGCVQGALQYMNIPYTGSDVLGSALSMDKIRSKQVFQALNLPTAAFAIVDKAQYQMADAEKILQQLGNVVMVKPANEGSSIGMSKANNAEELHQALIAAFNYDHQILVEAWVQGPEYTIAILGQTALPVIHMETPNDFYDYDAKYKSNTTQYHCPCSLSNEDEVELQSIALKAFNATGAKGWGRVDVMRNSQGQWQILEVNTVPGMTETSLVPKAAKVFGLSFSELVTKIVEISAEGSA, from the coding sequence ATGAAACCTTTAATGGAACAAAAGTTAGCCGTACTTTATGGCGGTACATCAGCAGAGAGAGCTGTGTCTCTAAATTCAGGTGTAGCGGTTGCTAAAGGCTTAGAGGCTGCTGGTTTTAAAGTACAGCTTATTGATACTCAAGACTACTGTTTAAGCGATCTTGTAAAGCTTGATATTGATCGAGTTTTTATTGCCTTGCATGGCCGAGGTGGTGAAGACGGCTGTGTACAAGGTGCATTGCAATATATGAATATTCCCTACACAGGTTCTGATGTGTTGGGCTCTGCATTATCGATGGATAAAATTCGCAGTAAGCAAGTATTTCAAGCGTTGAACTTACCTACCGCGGCTTTTGCTATTGTCGATAAAGCGCAATATCAAATGGCAGATGCAGAAAAAATTCTGCAACAGCTAGGTAACGTGGTTATGGTGAAGCCAGCTAATGAAGGCTCCAGCATAGGAATGTCTAAGGCAAATAATGCCGAAGAATTGCATCAAGCGCTTATTGCCGCGTTTAACTATGACCACCAAATATTAGTAGAAGCTTGGGTTCAAGGTCCTGAATACACGATTGCGATTTTAGGCCAAACGGCTTTACCTGTAATTCATATGGAAACACCAAACGATTTTTATGATTACGATGCGAAATATAAATCTAATACTACGCAATATCACTGTCCTTGCTCACTTTCAAATGAGGATGAGGTTGAACTTCAATCAATAGCATTAAAGGCGTTCAACGCCACGGGTGCAAAAGGTTGGGGACGTGTTGATGTCATGCGAAATAGCCAAGGACAATGGCAGATACTAGAAGTAAATACTGTACCAGGTATGACAGAAACGTCATTAGTGCCTAAAGCAGCAAAAGTATTTGGCTTAAGTTTTAGTGAGTTAGTAACAAAAATTGTAGAAATAAGCGCGGAAGGTAGCGCGTAA
- a CDS encoding DciA family protein — protein sequence MARKSRIPTDMSALFNSTSGTLAQIAAKTNSLTVLSDIVRQICPDLPADVWKIANFRANAIVIEVNSAVWSQRLQFEKVNICRELIKVTDNTYNQVEIKITPFRPKIPEKTIIPNAINSTISAATAAHLLKIAETAPDSLRKKLEKLAAHAKK from the coding sequence ATGGCAAGAAAATCTAGAATCCCTACAGACATGTCAGCGCTGTTTAATTCAACGTCAGGCACTTTGGCACAAATAGCCGCAAAAACCAACTCTTTAACAGTATTGTCAGACATTGTACGACAAATCTGCCCCGACCTGCCAGCAGATGTGTGGAAAATAGCCAATTTCAGGGCAAATGCCATCGTTATTGAGGTTAATTCAGCGGTTTGGAGCCAACGATTACAATTTGAAAAAGTAAATATTTGTCGTGAGTTAATTAAAGTGACCGACAATACTTATAATCAAGTCGAGATTAAAATCACACCATTTCGACCCAAAATTCCTGAAAAAACGATAATACCTAATGCGATTAATTCGACTATTTCGGCAGCAACTGCAGCTCATTTATTAAAAATTGCTGAAACTGCACCCGATAGTTTGCGCAAGAAACTTGAAAAACTAGCAGCACATGCAAAGAAATAA
- the ftsZ gene encoding cell division protein FtsZ encodes MFELMEDHNEEAVIKVIGVGGGGGNAVEHMVLQTIEGVEFITANTDSQALRNSAANVTLQLGHDVTKGLGAGANPEIGRRSAEEDRETIKEALKGADMVFIAAGMGGGTGTGAAPVVAEIAKEMGILTVAVVTKPFPFEGKKRMNYADQGIEFLSKNVDSLITIPNEKLLKVLGPGTSLLDAFKAANDVLLGAVQGIAELITRPGLINVDFADVRTVMSEMGTAMMGSGTASGPDRAEEAAEAAISSPLLEDVDLAGARGILVNITAGMDISIDEFETVGNMVKAFSSENATVVVGAVIDPEMTEDLRVTVVATGIGAERKPDITLVNPAPIAEPQVVGGDYIPSAQPELSASPVTMPEANAQAQKVAATELDDYLDIPAFLRKQAD; translated from the coding sequence ATGTTTGAATTAATGGAAGATCATAACGAAGAAGCAGTCATCAAAGTTATAGGCGTTGGTGGTGGTGGTGGTAATGCGGTAGAACACATGGTTTTACAAACCATTGAAGGTGTTGAATTTATTACCGCAAATACTGACTCGCAAGCATTACGCAATTCAGCGGCGAATGTTACTTTACAACTTGGCCACGATGTTACAAAAGGTTTAGGCGCTGGCGCTAATCCAGAAATCGGTCGTCGCAGTGCAGAAGAAGATAGAGAAACCATTAAAGAAGCACTTAAAGGTGCTGATATGGTATTTATCGCTGCAGGTATGGGCGGTGGTACGGGTACTGGTGCAGCACCTGTAGTAGCTGAAATTGCGAAAGAAATGGGTATTTTAACGGTTGCAGTAGTAACCAAACCTTTCCCATTCGAAGGCAAAAAACGCATGAATTATGCTGATCAAGGTATTGAGTTTTTATCAAAAAATGTCGATTCATTGATCACTATTCCAAACGAAAAACTGTTAAAAGTATTAGGCCCAGGTACAAGCTTATTAGATGCATTTAAAGCGGCTAATGATGTTCTATTAGGAGCAGTGCAAGGTATTGCGGAACTTATTACTCGACCGGGACTCATAAATGTCGATTTCGCCGATGTTAGAACGGTAATGTCTGAAATGGGTACAGCAATGATGGGCTCAGGCACAGCATCTGGTCCTGATCGTGCAGAAGAAGCCGCAGAAGCCGCAATTTCTAGTCCGTTACTTGAAGACGTTGATTTAGCCGGCGCTCGTGGCATTTTGGTCAACATTACTGCGGGTATGGATATCAGTATTGATGAGTTTGAAACTGTAGGTAACATGGTTAAAGCTTTTTCATCTGAAAATGCTACGGTAGTTGTTGGTGCGGTTATTGACCCTGAAATGACAGAAGATCTGCGTGTTACCGTTGTAGCAACAGGTATTGGTGCAGAGCGCAAGCCTGACATAACACTAGTTAACCCTGCGCCTATTGCTGAACCGCAAGTGGTTGGTGGTGATTATATCCCAAGCGCACAACCAGAGTTATCAGCGAGTCCGGTAACTATGCCAGAAGCAAATGCTCAAGCACAAAAAGTAGCGGCAACAGAGCTTGATGATTACTTAGATATTCCAGCATTTTTACGCAAACAAGCTGATTAA
- the secA gene encoding preprotein translocase subunit SecA — MFVSLMTKLFGSRNDRLLKQMQKEVSKINALEPVFEALSDEELKAKTTEFKERVEQGEELDVILPEAFAVVREASKRVFGMRHFDVQMIGGMVLNSGKIAEMRTGEGKTLTATLPSYLNALTGKGVHVITVNDYLATRDGDWCRPLFEFLGMTVGCNIAGMAPQDKQAAYNSDITYGTNNEFGFDYLRDNMAFSPEERAQKPLNFAVIDEVDSILIDEARTPLIISGQAEDSSELYRNINLVVPTLVQQEEEDKEGEESTGDFTIDEKAKQIYLTELGQVHIEEIMIEKGLMEQGDSLFSAANITLLHHVMAALRAHKLFQKDVDYIVKDDEIVIVDEHTGRTMEGRRWSEGLHQAVEAKEGVNIQNENQTLASITFQNFFRIYNKLSGMTGTADTEAFEFNHIYGLETVVIPTNQPMVRKDLPDLIYLTAEEKFEAILEDIKDCVERGQPVLVGTISIETSEFLSSFLKKAKIKHKVLNAKFHQQEAEIVADAGKIAAVTIATNMAGRGTDIVLGGNLSTMLAKLENPSEDKIAQVKADWQEEHDKVLAVGGLHIVATERHESRRIDNQLRGRSGRQGDAGSTRFYLSMEDGLMRIFASERITNMMRKLGMERGEAIEHPWVTKSIENAQRKVEGRNFDIRKQLLEFDDVSNDQRKVIYEQRNELMDEADIADVIKAIRADVVNGLIAQHIPPQSMEEMWDVEGLEERFKGELTLELPIAKWLEEDKKLHEETLREKILAEVEASYIAKEEMVGAEVLRQFEKAVMLQSLDSHWKEHLAAMDHLRQGIHLRGYAQKNPKQEFKRESFELFAELLDNLKYDVIGILSKVQIRAESDVEAVEEQHRKADEAPKEFKHESASEPEQAAMPRVGRNEACPCGSGKKYKQCHGKLT, encoded by the coding sequence ATGTTTGTAAGTTTAATGACAAAATTGTTCGGTAGTCGTAATGATCGATTACTTAAGCAAATGCAAAAAGAAGTAAGTAAAATAAATGCACTAGAACCGGTTTTTGAAGCACTCAGTGATGAAGAACTAAAAGCAAAAACAACTGAATTTAAAGAACGTGTTGAGCAAGGTGAAGAACTAGATGTTATTCTGCCTGAAGCTTTTGCTGTAGTTCGTGAAGCAAGTAAACGCGTATTTGGTATGCGTCATTTCGACGTGCAAATGATCGGCGGCATGGTACTTAATTCAGGTAAGATTGCAGAAATGCGTACGGGTGAGGGTAAAACACTTACCGCCACATTACCGTCGTATTTGAACGCTCTAACGGGTAAAGGTGTGCATGTTATTACTGTTAACGACTACCTTGCTACACGTGATGGTGATTGGTGTCGTCCTTTATTTGAATTTTTAGGCATGACAGTGGGTTGTAACATCGCTGGTATGGCACCACAAGATAAACAAGCAGCTTACAATTCAGATATTACTTATGGTACCAACAATGAATTCGGTTTTGATTATCTTCGCGATAACATGGCCTTTTCACCAGAAGAGCGCGCTCAAAAACCATTAAACTTTGCCGTGATTGATGAAGTTGACTCTATCTTAATTGATGAAGCAAGAACGCCACTTATTATTTCAGGTCAAGCTGAAGATAGCTCAGAGCTATATCGTAATATTAATCTTGTCGTACCAACACTTGTACAGCAAGAAGAAGAAGATAAAGAAGGTGAAGAAAGTACCGGTGACTTTACTATTGATGAAAAAGCGAAACAAATTTATTTGACTGAGTTAGGTCAAGTTCACATTGAAGAAATCATGATCGAAAAAGGTTTAATGGAGCAAGGAGATTCACTTTTCTCTGCAGCAAACATTACCTTGCTTCATCATGTTATGGCCGCCTTACGTGCGCATAAGTTATTTCAAAAAGACGTTGATTACATCGTAAAAGATGACGAGATTGTTATTGTTGATGAGCACACAGGCCGTACAATGGAAGGTCGACGTTGGTCAGAAGGTTTGCATCAGGCTGTAGAAGCCAAAGAAGGTGTGAACATTCAAAATGAAAACCAAACATTGGCTTCTATCACTTTCCAAAATTTCTTCCGTATTTACAATAAATTATCGGGTATGACAGGTACAGCTGATACTGAAGCATTTGAGTTTAACCATATTTATGGTCTAGAGACTGTGGTTATTCCAACTAACCAGCCTATGGTACGTAAAGACTTACCTGACCTAATATATTTAACTGCTGAAGAGAAATTTGAAGCTATTTTAGAAGATATAAAAGATTGTGTTGAACGTGGGCAACCAGTATTGGTTGGTACTATCAGCATAGAAACATCAGAATTCTTATCTTCATTTTTAAAGAAAGCAAAAATTAAGCATAAAGTACTTAATGCTAAGTTTCACCAACAAGAAGCTGAAATTGTTGCCGATGCAGGTAAAATTGCAGCCGTAACAATAGCTACAAATATGGCTGGTCGTGGTACTGATATTGTCTTAGGTGGTAATTTAAGTACTATGTTGGCTAAGCTTGAAAACCCAAGCGAAGATAAAATTGCGCAAGTTAAAGCAGATTGGCAAGAAGAGCACGATAAGGTATTAGCGGTTGGTGGTTTACATATTGTTGCCACTGAACGTCATGAGTCTCGCCGAATAGATAATCAATTACGCGGTCGTTCAGGTCGTCAAGGTGATGCTGGTTCAACACGTTTTTATCTGTCTATGGAAGATGGTTTAATGCGTATTTTTGCCTCAGAACGTATTACTAACATGATGCGTAAATTAGGCATGGAACGTGGCGAAGCTATTGAACATCCTTGGGTGACCAAAAGTATTGAAAACGCACAACGTAAAGTTGAAGGTCGTAACTTTGATATTCGTAAGCAATTACTAGAATTTGATGATGTATCAAATGATCAACGTAAAGTTATTTACGAGCAACGCAACGAGTTAATGGACGAAGCTGATATCGCTGATGTTATCAAAGCGATACGAGCAGATGTTGTAAACGGCTTAATTGCTCAACATATTCCACCACAATCGATGGAAGAAATGTGGGATGTTGAAGGCTTAGAAGAACGCTTTAAAGGTGAACTTACGCTTGAACTACCGATTGCAAAATGGCTAGAAGAAGATAAGAAGTTACATGAAGAAACCTTGCGTGAGAAAATTTTAGCAGAAGTTGAAGCCAGTTATATCGCGAAAGAAGAAATGGTTGGTGCTGAAGTTTTACGTCAATTTGAAAAAGCAGTTATGCTACAAAGCTTAGACTCGCACTGGAAAGAACATTTAGCGGCGATGGATCATTTACGTCAAGGTATTCACTTACGTGGCTATGCGCAAAAAAATCCTAAGCAAGAATTTAAACGCGAGTCGTTTGAGTTATTTGCTGAGTTGCTTGATAACTTGAAATATGATGTTATTGGTATTTTAAGTAAAGTGCAAATTAGAGCTGAGTCTGATGTTGAAGCCGTTGAGGAGCAACACAGAAAAGCAGATGAAGCGCCAAAAGAATTTAAACATGAATCAGCTTCTGAGCCAGAACAGGCAGCTATGCCGCGTGTGGGTCGCAATGAAGCTTGTCCTTGTGGTTCAGGTAAAAAATATAAGCAGTGTCACGGTAAATTAACCTAA
- the yacG gene encoding DNA gyrase inhibitor YacG yields the protein MALKVACPTCKKEVIWQEDSKYRPFCSKRCQLIDIGDWADENHKISQPVQGAVDLNEEMLDALEAEFLQHNKFFVEPE from the coding sequence ATGGCACTAAAAGTTGCTTGTCCCACGTGTAAAAAAGAAGTTATTTGGCAAGAAGATAGTAAATATCGACCGTTTTGTAGTAAACGCTGCCAATTAATTGATATAGGCGATTGGGCTGATGAAAATCATAAAATTAGTCAACCTGTTCAAGGTGCTGTTGATTTGAATGAAGAAATGCTCGATGCACTAGAAGCCGAATTTCTCCAGCATAATAAGTTTTTCGTTGAACCAGAATAA
- the ftsA gene encoding cell division protein FtsA, which produces MSKITERNLVVGLDIGTSKISVAVGEITPDNQLSIVGVGNQPARGMDKGGVNDLNLVIQSIQRAINEAELMADCHITSVYLGISGKHISCQNENGMVPINDKEVMQDDVDNVIHTARSVPISAERRMLHVLPQEYSIDCQDGIKSPIGMSGVRMEAKVHIVTCANDMAKNIVKCVERCDLKADQLIFSALASSYAILTDDEKELGICVVDMGAGTMDIAVFTGGALRHTAVIPVAGNQVTSDIAKIFRTPLSHAEDIKVQYACALRQMVSMEENIEVPSVGGRPARSMSRHTLAEVVEPRYQELFELIQEELRECGLEDQIAAGYVLTGGTAKMEGVVEFAEEVFQMPARVAQPSDVCGLKEYVNDPTYSTVVGLLHYGMQASQQQSNEQKKSESVGSIGSKILAWFKGEF; this is translated from the coding sequence ATGTCAAAAATAACTGAAAGAAATTTAGTGGTTGGATTAGATATTGGAACGTCAAAAATTTCAGTAGCTGTTGGCGAGATCACGCCTGATAACCAGCTCAGTATCGTAGGGGTTGGAAATCAACCTGCTCGTGGCATGGATAAAGGCGGTGTTAATGACTTAAACCTCGTTATTCAGTCCATTCAACGTGCGATTAATGAAGCTGAATTAATGGCTGATTGTCATATTACCTCAGTTTATCTTGGCATTTCTGGTAAGCATATCAGTTGTCAAAATGAAAACGGTATGGTGCCAATTAATGACAAAGAAGTCATGCAGGACGATGTAGATAACGTGATTCATACGGCGCGTTCAGTACCTATTTCTGCTGAACGTCGGATGTTACATGTGTTACCTCAAGAATATAGTATTGACTGTCAAGATGGCATTAAAAGCCCTATTGGTATGTCAGGCGTAAGAATGGAAGCCAAAGTTCATATTGTAACGTGTGCTAATGACATGGCTAAAAACATTGTTAAATGTGTTGAGCGTTGCGATTTAAAGGCTGACCAATTAATTTTTTCAGCACTTGCCTCTAGCTACGCCATTTTAACTGACGATGAAAAAGAGCTCGGTATTTGTGTTGTTGATATGGGTGCAGGCACCATGGATATTGCTGTTTTTACTGGCGGAGCGTTACGCCATACTGCAGTTATTCCAGTTGCAGGTAACCAAGTCACTAGCGATATAGCTAAAATATTTCGCACACCATTAAGCCATGCTGAAGATATTAAAGTGCAGTATGCCTGTGCATTGCGCCAAATGGTGAGCATGGAAGAAAACATTGAAGTACCCAGTGTTGGAGGACGTCCAGCGCGTTCAATGTCTCGTCATACCTTAGCTGAAGTTGTTGAGCCTAGGTATCAAGAGTTATTTGAACTGATACAAGAAGAATTAAGAGAGTGTGGTTTAGAAGATCAAATTGCCGCAGGTTATGTATTAACTGGCGGTACCGCAAAAATGGAAGGTGTGGTTGAGTTTGCTGAAGAAGTATTTCAAATGCCAGCTCGTGTAGCGCAACCTTCTGACGTATGTGGATTGAAAGAGTATGTAAACGACCCAACATACTCCACGGTTGTTGGCTTATTGCATTACGGCATGCAGGCGAGTCAGCAACAAAGTAACGAACAAAAGAAAAGTGAGTCAGTTGGTAGCATCGGATCGAAAATACTGGCTTGGTTTAAAGGCGAATTTTAA
- the mutT gene encoding 8-oxo-dGTP diphosphatase MutT: MMTKIVHVAVGVIKLENKFFLTKRLMDSHQGGLWEFPGGKVEKNETVHQALHRELKEEVSIDTLSCTSLMQISHDYGDKKVLLDVFVVDNFTGEPLPLEGQESGWFTLAEFDALNFPAANQEIIEKLQKTYQ; the protein is encoded by the coding sequence ATTATGACAAAAATTGTGCATGTAGCTGTTGGTGTGATCAAGCTTGAGAATAAGTTTTTTCTTACTAAGCGCTTAATGGATAGCCATCAGGGCGGTTTGTGGGAGTTCCCAGGTGGTAAAGTAGAAAAAAATGAAACGGTACATCAAGCGCTTCATAGAGAGCTAAAAGAAGAAGTTTCGATAGATACTTTGTCATGCACATCACTAATGCAAATTAGCCATGATTACGGAGACAAAAAGGTGTTGTTAGATGTATTTGTAGTGGATAACTTTACTGGCGAGCCATTGCCGTTAGAAGGGCAAGAATCAGGTTGGTTTACTTTAGCTGAATTTGACGCTTTAAACTTTCCTGCAGCTAATCAGGAAATTATTGAAAAGCTGCAAAAAACTTACCAATAA
- a CDS encoding cell division protein FtsQ/DivIB, with product MATSQQLPLKEELSNLHWSFWLGVTFFVAVIIAILSFGIFLNKQLSAEESAPVTSIAIAGEMPYTTRADIEGAIEKVNLGNFFNLDVNDVQKKVAMLPWVYSVSVRKKWPDELKIYVVDQKPIAHWNGDFLINVNGKAFQADVKRLAKKLPAFFGPEGSEQIALDNFINLNKLLDFSQLAIDELVLTERFAWQLILNDGITIDLGRDNRVERIQRFMDIYPEIKLHKKEGQQVDYVDLRYDTGLAVGWKTSDNKERV from the coding sequence ATGGCAACGTCACAACAACTTCCGTTAAAGGAAGAGCTCTCAAACCTGCATTGGTCATTTTGGTTAGGGGTTACGTTTTTCGTTGCGGTTATTATTGCGATTTTATCGTTTGGTATTTTTTTAAACAAACAATTGAGTGCTGAAGAGTCGGCACCTGTTACATCTATTGCTATAGCGGGTGAAATGCCGTATACAACGCGTGCAGATATTGAAGGTGCAATAGAAAAAGTTAACTTAGGTAATTTTTTCAACTTAGATGTTAATGATGTACAGAAAAAAGTGGCCATGTTGCCATGGGTTTATTCAGTTTCTGTTCGTAAAAAGTGGCCTGATGAACTGAAGATCTATGTGGTAGATCAGAAGCCTATCGCTCATTGGAATGGTGACTTTTTAATAAATGTTAATGGCAAGGCTTTTCAGGCGGATGTAAAGCGCTTAGCCAAAAAATTACCGGCCTTTTTTGGGCCAGAAGGTAGTGAGCAAATAGCATTAGACAATTTTATAAATTTGAACAAGCTATTGGATTTTAGCCAATTAGCAATTGATGAATTAGTGCTGACTGAGCGTTTTGCTTGGCAGCTAATCTTAAATGATGGCATTACCATTGATTTAGGACGAGATAATAGAGTAGAACGTATACAGCGTTTTATGGATATTTATCCAGAAATTAAATTACACAAAAAGGAAGGCCAACAAGTTGATTACGTTGACCTGAGATACGATACCGGTTTAGCCGTTGGTTGGAAGACCTCGGATAATAAAGAAAGAGTTTAG
- a CDS encoding M23 family metallopeptidase — MSLTLLYRGKNVRFSMKLNKLHWFSALTAFALVSGFIVHLVISADDIPQNPIYGMSSLPSTQAPKVNSQVTAVTMKLAELQSQVLRLNALGDRLAEEANIPDNEFNFQQSPPSGGPMIQSNEDKQQSLTELLLSITSLEKTLEHEEKQLKMLESVSFGHHIENTRYLSGRPIVKGWLSSYYGIRKDPFNGKAAMHKGVDFAGKEDADIIATASGVVSWASDRYGYGQLIEINHGDSLKTRYGHNKEILVAVGDVVNKGQVIAKMGSTGRSTGPHVHYEILHNNKQIDPKKYVYRKAKE, encoded by the coding sequence ATGAGTTTAACATTACTATACCGTGGAAAGAACGTTAGATTTTCAATGAAGCTAAATAAGCTACATTGGTTTTCTGCTTTGACAGCCTTTGCGCTCGTATCTGGCTTTATTGTTCATTTAGTTATTTCTGCTGATGACATACCACAAAACCCAATATATGGTATGTCTAGTCTACCGAGTACCCAAGCGCCTAAGGTAAATAGCCAAGTAACCGCTGTCACCATGAAATTAGCTGAGTTACAAAGCCAGGTATTAAGATTAAATGCCCTTGGAGATCGTTTAGCTGAAGAAGCTAATATTCCTGATAACGAATTTAACTTTCAGCAATCACCACCAAGTGGTGGGCCTATGATCCAGAGCAATGAAGATAAGCAACAGAGCTTAACGGAGTTACTGCTGAGCATAACATCATTAGAAAAAACCTTAGAACATGAAGAAAAACAATTAAAAATGCTTGAATCTGTCAGTTTTGGCCACCATATAGAAAATACAAGGTATTTATCTGGTCGACCTATTGTTAAAGGTTGGTTGTCTTCATATTATGGTATTCGTAAAGACCCTTTTAATGGCAAAGCTGCCATGCATAAAGGTGTAGATTTTGCCGGAAAAGAAGATGCCGACATTATTGCGACTGCATCAGGTGTTGTAAGTTGGGCAAGTGACCGTTACGGGTATGGGCAATTAATTGAAATTAACCATGGTGACAGTTTAAAAACTCGCTATGGGCACAATAAAGAAATACTCGTTGCAGTAGGTGATGTGGTTAATAAAGGCCAGGTTATTGCTAAGATGGGTAGTACAGGGCGCTCTACAGGTCCACACGTACATTATGAAATTTTACACAATAATAAACAAATAGATCCAAAAAAATACGTTTATCGAAAAGCAAAAGAATAG
- the lpxC gene encoding UDP-3-O-acyl-N-acetylglucosamine deacetylase, which yields MIKQRTLKESVSAIGVGLHKGEKVQITLRPAPANTGIIFRRVDLDPVVDIPATPEAVGETTLCTCLVNEQGVQISTVEHLLSAVAGLGIDNLIVEVDSPEIPIMDGSALPFVYLIQSVGIETSNVAKRFLRITKTIRVEEGDKWAELKPYEGFRVNFAIEFEHPVIVNTCQAMSMDLSSCSFIKEISRARTFGFMKDIEFLRSHNLALGGSLENAIVLDEYRMLNKDDLRYDDEFVKHKILDAIGDLYMSGVSILGELNAFKSGHALNNILLREVFKQVDCWEWVTFEDSAKSPIQYQEIEATSF from the coding sequence ATGATTAAACAACGTACGTTAAAAGAAAGTGTCTCTGCCATTGGTGTAGGGTTACATAAAGGTGAAAAGGTGCAGATAACTCTCCGTCCTGCGCCTGCTAACACCGGTATTATTTTTCGCCGAGTTGATTTAGATCCCGTTGTCGATATCCCCGCGACACCGGAAGCTGTGGGCGAAACTACCCTTTGTACATGTTTAGTGAATGAGCAAGGTGTTCAGATTTCCACCGTCGAACATTTGCTTTCTGCTGTTGCAGGTTTAGGTATTGATAACCTTATTGTTGAGGTTGACTCACCTGAGATTCCAATTATGGATGGCAGTGCTTTACCGTTTGTATATTTAATACAGTCGGTAGGCATTGAAACATCAAATGTTGCCAAACGCTTTTTACGCATTACTAAAACTATTCGCGTTGAAGAAGGTGATAAATGGGCCGAATTAAAGCCTTATGAAGGATTCCGCGTAAACTTCGCTATTGAATTCGAACATCCTGTAATCGTAAATACTTGTCAAGCGATGAGTATGGACCTTTCAAGTTGTTCGTTTATCAAAGAAATTAGTCGTGCACGTACTTTTGGTTTTATGAAAGACATTGAATTCTTGCGCTCTCATAATTTAGCACTCGGTGGCAGTTTAGAAAATGCTATTGTGCTAGATGAATATCGCATGCTAAATAAAGATGATCTTCGCTATGATGACGAGTTTGTAAAACATAAAATTCTTGATGCCATTGGTGATTTATACATGAGCGGTGTTAGTATTTTAGGTGAACTTAATGCCTTTAAATCTGGTCATGCATTAAATAACATCTTGCTACGAGAAGTGTTTAAGCAAGTTGATTGTTGGGAATGGGTGACATTTGAAGACAGTGCTAAATCACCTATTCAATATCAAGAGATTGAAGCAACGTCTTTTTAA